One Natrinema halophilum genomic window carries:
- a CDS encoding oligopeptide/dipeptide ABC transporter ATP-binding protein codes for MSSDPLVSLEGVEVHFTEENFLDFDAAETVHAVDGVSLDIEENDIVSLVGESGCGKTTLGKTAIGLQRPTGGTVAYRGEDIWAIRDGDANTDTEWADVRTSLQIIHQDPGASLNPNRRLVSILSEPLRQVNPELSRSEKRGRIYSLLERVGMNPPADFAERYPHQLSGGEKQRVALCRALLMNPDVILADEAISALDVSLRVEMMDLMLDLQDEFDTSYIFVSHDLSNARYFSVHGGGKIGVMYLGELVEIGPAEDVIDDPQHPYTNVLRWATPDLTLRETGEPPMRRIDIPDPVNPPSGCRFHTRCPKATEVCRREPPADYQHGEQTVACFREDDAHEYWESPELTD; via the coding sequence ATGAGTTCCGACCCGCTCGTCTCGCTCGAGGGCGTCGAGGTTCACTTCACCGAGGAGAATTTCTTGGATTTCGATGCAGCCGAGACGGTTCATGCAGTCGATGGCGTATCGCTCGACATCGAAGAAAACGACATCGTCTCGCTCGTCGGCGAAAGCGGCTGTGGCAAGACGACGCTCGGCAAGACGGCGATCGGTCTCCAGCGCCCCACTGGCGGGACGGTCGCGTATCGTGGTGAGGATATCTGGGCGATTCGTGACGGCGACGCCAACACCGACACGGAGTGGGCAGACGTTCGCACGTCGCTCCAGATCATCCACCAGGATCCCGGTGCATCGCTCAACCCCAACCGGCGGCTCGTCTCGATCCTCTCGGAACCGCTCCGGCAGGTCAACCCGGAACTCAGCCGGTCGGAGAAGCGCGGCCGGATCTACTCGCTGCTCGAGCGCGTCGGCATGAACCCGCCGGCGGACTTCGCGGAGCGGTATCCCCATCAGCTGTCTGGCGGCGAAAAGCAACGCGTCGCGCTCTGTCGCGCGCTGTTGATGAACCCAGACGTCATCCTCGCCGACGAGGCGATCAGCGCCCTGGACGTTTCTCTGCGGGTCGAGATGATGGATCTCATGCTTGACCTGCAAGACGAGTTCGACACGTCCTACATCTTCGTCTCGCACGATCTCTCGAACGCGAGATACTTCTCCGTCCACGGCGGCGGGAAGATCGGCGTGATGTACCTCGGCGAACTCGTCGAGATCGGACCAGCCGAGGACGTGATCGATGATCCCCAGCATCCCTACACGAACGTCCTCCGCTGGGCGACGCCGGACCTGACGCTGCGAGAGACCGGCGAGCCGCCGATGCGGAGGATCGACATTCCCGACCCGGTGAATCCGCCGAGCGGCTGTCGGTTCCACACCCGCTGTCCGAAGGCGACCGAGGTCTGCCGCCGGGAACCGCCTGCCGACTACCAGCACGGCGAGCAGACGGTCGCCTGCTTCCGCGAAGACGACGCTCACGAGTACTGGGAGAGCCCCGAACTCACGGACTGA
- a CDS encoding ABC transporter permease, translating into MKHTDADSGSEQEFSFGTAQSDVDVTTADRLRDFYREFIYKPGLVAWEDRRTRIGSVILAVYVFIGTVGAWLYRAPSTNQSARGLRPFVTVEAPLGTTRSGEDVLAMAIHATPEMLVMILSGGIFATGLAVLIGTVAGYKGGTTDRVLTTFSDVTMSIPGLPLIMVLAVVISPERAVVIGILITINYWAGLARSIRSQVLTIREHAYVEASRTMGVSTPRILLKDVIPNIMPYVLVNFANAARYVVFASVGLYYLGILPTSVDNWGIQLNNAYSQEGALSGGDTMYQLVVPMLAIMFLALGLILLAQGMDRVFNPRVRTRLAGESESTTDDDTAAPTEVMT; encoded by the coding sequence GTGAAGCATACTGACGCAGACAGCGGCTCGGAGCAGGAGTTCTCGTTCGGCACAGCCCAGTCCGACGTCGACGTGACGACGGCGGACCGCCTTCGCGACTTCTATCGGGAGTTTATCTACAAACCGGGACTGGTCGCATGGGAGGATCGCCGAACGCGTATCGGTTCGGTCATCCTGGCCGTGTACGTCTTCATTGGCACTGTCGGCGCGTGGCTCTACCGAGCGCCGAGTACGAATCAGTCGGCACGGGGACTTCGACCGTTTGTAACCGTGGAGGCACCGCTTGGGACGACCCGCTCCGGTGAGGACGTCCTTGCCATGGCGATCCACGCAACGCCCGAGATGCTCGTGATGATCCTGTCCGGTGGCATCTTCGCAACCGGTCTCGCCGTCCTGATCGGGACGGTTGCGGGATACAAGGGTGGAACGACGGATCGCGTTCTAACGACGTTCTCAGACGTCACAATGTCTATTCCGGGGCTTCCGCTCATCATGGTACTTGCGGTCGTCATTTCGCCGGAGCGAGCCGTCGTGATCGGTATCCTCATCACGATCAACTACTGGGCGGGGCTCGCTCGATCCATCCGCTCGCAGGTGCTGACCATTCGCGAACACGCCTACGTAGAAGCATCGCGAACGATGGGAGTGAGCACGCCCAGGATACTGCTGAAAGACGTCATCCCGAACATCATGCCGTACGTGCTCGTGAATTTCGCAAACGCCGCACGATACGTCGTCTTCGCGTCAGTCGGCCTCTACTATCTGGGCATCCTCCCGACATCGGTCGATAACTGGGGGATTCAATTGAACAACGCCTACAGCCAAGAGGGAGCACTCAGCGGCGGCGACACGATGTATCAGCTCGTCGTCCCCATGCTCGCGATCATGTTTCTCGCGCTCGGTCTCATCCTGCTCGCGCAGGGGATGGACCGAGTGTTCAACCCGCGTGTTCGGACTCGTCTCGCCGGCGAATCCGAATCGACGACGGACGACGACACTGCTGCGCCCACTGAGGTGATGACCTGA
- a CDS encoding ABC transporter ATP-binding protein, translating to MVIDQRPDDQVYSVDDPIVEIRDAAVTYDEGDSYVLDHVSLDLERGEILGIVGESGSGKSMLASSLLDAVPSPGRLTGEITYYPEDDDPVDVLGLGNDELRSLRWADISMVFQGAMNSFNPTMDLRTHFEETLRAHDADLDAGLERAAELLRDLHLEPERVLGSYPHELSGGMQQRALIALSLVLEPDVLVMDEPTAALDLLMQRSIQLLLADLQEKYTLTMVFITHDLPLVAGLADRMAIMYAFRLVEIGETRDIVENPGHPYTRALLNSTPNLDAPLSEMRPIEGQSPAPVTMPSGCTYHPRCPLATEECRTEVPDYHEVGAGHGSACYHWQESADEVPLVYEESLDNVVGGEGR from the coding sequence ATGGTAATCGATCAACGTCCGGATGACCAGGTGTACAGTGTCGACGATCCGATCGTCGAGATACGCGACGCGGCCGTAACCTACGACGAGGGCGACTCCTACGTCCTCGATCACGTCTCGCTCGACCTCGAGCGCGGCGAGATTCTCGGTATCGTCGGCGAGAGCGGTTCCGGGAAGTCGATGCTCGCTTCGTCGTTGCTCGATGCCGTCCCGTCCCCAGGTCGTCTAACGGGTGAGATCACGTACTACCCCGAGGACGACGATCCGGTCGACGTTCTGGGGCTGGGGAACGACGAGCTCCGGTCGCTTCGCTGGGCGGACATCTCGATGGTGTTCCAGGGTGCGATGAACTCGTTCAATCCGACGATGGATCTCCGGACGCACTTCGAGGAGACGCTGCGGGCCCACGACGCCGACCTGGACGCGGGACTCGAGCGGGCCGCGGAGCTGCTGCGGGATCTCCATCTCGAGCCGGAGCGCGTCCTCGGCTCCTATCCCCACGAGTTGAGCGGTGGGATGCAACAGCGCGCCCTGATCGCGCTCAGCCTCGTCCTCGAGCCGGATGTGCTGGTGATGGACGAGCCGACGGCGGCGCTCGACCTGCTGATGCAGCGGTCGATCCAGTTGTTGCTGGCCGACCTGCAGGAGAAGTACACCCTCACGATGGTGTTCATCACACACGACCTGCCGCTCGTCGCCGGCCTGGCCGACCGAATGGCCATCATGTACGCGTTTCGACTCGTGGAGATCGGTGAGACCCGTGACATCGTCGAGAACCCGGGTCACCCGTATACGCGCGCGCTGCTCAATTCGACGCCGAATCTCGACGCGCCGCTGTCGGAGATGCGACCGATCGAGGGGCAGAGCCCCGCTCCGGTCACCATGCCGTCCGGCTGCACCTACCACCCGCGGTGTCCGCTGGCGACCGAGGAGTGTCGAACCGAGGTACCTGACTACCACGAGGTCGGAGCGGGCCACGGCTCGGCCTGTTATCACTGGCAGGAGTCGGCCGACGAGGTGCCGCTCGTCTACGAGGAGTCGTTAGACAACGTCGTCGGTGGTGAGGGCCGATGA